The genomic interval TCCCAAAATCGACATCCGCGAATGCCCGATCGAAGCCGATCTCTCAACCAGGCCTTTTCCTTAAAGGCCCTCTCTAGTCAATTCGCTTAAAATCGATTATCACACCGCAGAATCATGCAAATTGCGCTTTGCCAGTTCAATCCAGTCGTTGGAGCGATTCGTGAAAATGCGGAGCGCTTGTTGTCGTGGGCCCATCGAGCCCTTCAACAAGAAGCTGAGTTGGTGGTGTTTCCGGAACTGGCTTTGTGCGGTTACCCGCCCAAAGATTTGGTTTTTTTACCGGATTTCCATCAAGCGGTGCAATCTGCTCTCAAGAGCTTGGCAGAACGCTTGCCCTTGCCGGCGATTCTAGGCGCACCAACGCCGAAACGTTGCAATGCTGCCTATTTTTGTTTTCAAGGTGAGGCAAAACCCATCGCCTTCAAACGATTGCTACCGAATTATCAAGTTTTTGATGAGGCTCGCTACTTTGTAGCCGGATCTGCTCAGCAAACAGCTCCTTTTAGCTGGAAGGGCAAACGCTTGGGTGTTCATATCTGCGAAGATGCTTGGTCTGAAGTGATAGGCTACTCAGAAAACCCGCTGCAAGACTTGGCTCTCCAAAACTGCGACGCATGGATTCATCTCTGTGCGTCTCCCTATGAAACCGGGAAACCCGCATTTCGCCAAGAGCTGTTTCGAAAATTAGCGATTCAGTATGCAAAGCCGTTCGCCGTCGCAGGACAGGTCGGCGGAAACGATGGGCTGATTTTTGATGGGGGTTCCATGGTTTTTGGAGCTTCGGGGCAAATTCTTTGGATGGCTCAACCTTTTGAAGAGCATCTAGGGGTGTTTTCATGCTGATTAGAGCTTTGCTTATGGGGATCCGGGATTTTGTCTCCAAAACGAAATCTCCGGGCGTGATTGTGGGCCTGTCGGGAGGCATTGATTCGGCAGTGGTTGGCACGCTCGCGGTACGTGCATTGGGCTGTGATCGGGTTTTAGGCGTTCGTTTGCCCAGCCGATTTTCTTCTGAGCACTCTTTAGAAGATGCCCAAGAGCTGGCCGATAATTTGGGAATCCAATTGAAAACGATTTCCATCGAAGAGACGGTTCATTCTCTCAGACAAGTCCTGGGGCTGAAAAGCAACCTAAGCGACCAAAATTTGCAGGCACGTGTTCGTGGAATCATTTTAATGGCGCTGGCCAACGAAACCGGTCGCCTACTCCTTTCCACCAGCAATAAAAGCGAACTCGCGATGGGCTATGGAACGCTCTACGGTGATTTGTGCGGCGCGCTCATGCCGATCGGAGATCTCTACAAAACAAAAGTATGGAAAATCGCCCGAGCCCTCAATCTCGAGAAAAACGATATTCCAGAGCGGAGCATTCTGAAGGCTCCAAGCGCAGAATTGGATGAGAATCAGTTGGACCAAGATTCTCTGCCCCCTTATTCGCGCTTGGATATCATTCTGGAACGCTATCTAGACCGTTATGAATCTTGCGAACAAATTGAACGGGAAACTCACTTTTCCAAAACTGAAATTGAACAGACCATCGATCAAGTGCATCGAATGGAGTTTAAGAGGAAACAGGCGCCACCCATTTTGATGGTGTCTCCGGGTGTGTTTGGCGAAGCCAGGCGTTGGCCGATAGTAGGTCATCTGCAAAACCATAAGCTCGCATCACCAACGATTCGTCTCCCTGAGATTGCCACGCCGCGGAACTCCTCCCAGTGACGCGTGACATACCCCTATAGCCGATCTGTACTCTTCAGCAGCTCACGGTACTGATTGCTGACGCGCTTGCTATTAAAAGCAATTGAGTAAGCTTGTATCTTGGAACAACCCGCCGTTTGTAGATCTTGATAATACGCTTTTACAAGACAAAATATTCCCACTCATTGAGACGATTTCAAAGCGGGCTAGCAGATCCGAGGCGAATTTGCTACAAGGCTCTCTTATGAATCTTAAATCCGAGGCTCACCTCCTCAAACCAGTCGTTCAGGTAGGAAAAAATGGCATCACAGAAGCTGTTTTATCCGAAATCGACGCTGCATTGAAAGCCCATGAACTGATCAAGGTTAAATTTCAAGGAGCCGCTCTTTCGGTTTTAAAAGAAGATCTGTCCCCTTGGATCCAAGCGTTGAGCGCACAGCATATCAACACGCAAGGCCATATTGTGACACTTTATCGAAAGCAGCCCAAGAAGAAAGCATGAAGACTCGATTTCTAGGCTACCAGGTCCCCTATGCCGAAGGCATGCGGATTATGCGGGAGGCCATTGACCAAATCGAGGTCGAAGGAAATCAGCTCCTTCTTCTTGAACATCGAGATACGATCACCTATACCCGTCAGCACGGCCTCAAGCACGTGTTTCGCACCCAAGAAGAGCTGGCTCAGCTCGGTATTGATTTATTTGAAACCGATCGAGGCGGCGATGTCACCTTTCATGGAACAGGCCAATTGGTTGGATACCCTATCCTAAAACTCTCACCGAACTGGGGCGTGGTGGATTACATTCGAGCTCTAGAATCCGCTTTAGTCAAGACCTGCCAGACCCTGGGTGTTTCAGGAGCTCATTGTTTGCCCGGTAAAACCGGTGTTTGGGTCAACAACCAGAAACTGGCAGCGATTGGCGTCGGAGTCTCTCAGCAAGTCACGCGTCACGGGTTCGCCCTGAACGTCTCAACTCATCTCGAACGCTTTACAAGCCATATGACTCCTTGCGGCCTCGAAGGCCATGGGGTTACTAGCTTAGAACGCGAGCTCAATTCAAGCGTGTCGATTTCCCAAGTACTCGAAATTTGGAAGACTGCGGAGACTTTGAGCAGTCTCTTGGCATTTTCAGGGAATCTGCTAAGATAGGCCCATCATGAAACAAAACGCTCATCCAGACTACAGTGCGGTTACGATTGCATGCGCTTGCGGAGCCAAGTACGAAACCCGTTCCACCAAGAACTACAACATCGATATTTGTTCGGCTTGCCATCCGCATTTTACCGGTAAGTCTAAGGTTTTAGATACAGAAGGTCGTGTGGATCGATTCCTTAGGAAGTATCAAACCAAAAAATAACATGCTTTCGCAAATCCTTTTCATGGTAACCAAACCTTTGGTCGGTGGGCAAGCAGTGGTGGAAGGCGTCATGATGCGCTCTCCTAATAGTTTTGCCGTTGCGGTTCGCAGACCCGACCACTCGATTGTTGTGCGAGAACGCCAGTGGTTGTCTTTTTCTGAAAAGCTACCGTTCTTGCGTTGGCCTCTTCTCAGAGGAGCCACTTTGTTGATTGAAAGCCTGTACAACGGTTTAAGCGCTTTGCAATTCTCAGCCGAGCAAGCTTTGGAAAAGGATCCTCTCACACGCCCCGCCATAGTTGAACCAAGCAAGAAAATGGATTGGGCTTTGATGAGCACGATGGCTTTCAGTCTGACTCTGGGCTTGGCTCTTTTTAAAGGCGTTCCTCATGTGATCGCCTTCTTGCTGGGAGAGCTTTTCGGGCAGAATGGCGAAAGTGCCCTTCCCGTTACCTCCGTTTGGTTTCACTTGGTCGATGGCTGCATCAAAATGTCCTTATTTGTCGCCTACATTGCCGCCATCTCAAGATTGAAAGACGTCAAACGAATTTTTATGTACCATGGAGCCGAGCACAAAGCGGTTCACGCATTTGAAAAAGATCTGAACCTGACCGTTGCCAATACGCGAATTCAACCCACAGCCCACCCACGCTGCGGTACCAGTTTGATTCTCTTGGTCATTGCCGTCTCGATTGTCGTATTTGCGTTTACGCTGCCTTTTGTTCCTCCTGTCACCGATAACAAGTTGGGAACAAACTTGTTCTTGATGATTCTGAAAATTCCTCTCATGCTGCCCATCGCAGGAATTGCCTACGAATTCCAAAGAGCCGCTGCGCGAGATCCCAAAAACTTTTGGGTGAAGCTGTTTATCACTCCTGGTATGCTCATGCAGCGTTTGACCACCCGTGAGCCAACAGACGATCAAATGGAGATTGCTTTGGCGGCATTGAAAAAAACGCTTTGGCGCGAACAAAATATCCAAGGATCGGATTGCTTAGACCAAATCGAAGTTTATCGTAACTTTGAAGAACTCAGCGCTGCTCTTGCTTCATGATTGAGTTGATTTACCCCATTTTTGCTTTTGTCATGGTCATTTGCATCCCTTCTGGGGTTGCGGTTTGGGCAATTTACCGAACTTGGAAGAAAGATAAGAAATGCTCGACAAACTAGAAGAAATGACCAAACGCCACGCCGTTTTAATGGAACAGCTGGCGAATCCAAGTCTAAAGCCTGCTGAATTGCAGACGATCAACAAAGAACGGACTCAGCTTGAACCCCTTGTCGAAGCTTACGAACGACTCAAACTCTTACACGTTGAACTGGAAGGAAACCAACTGCTCCTTCAAGATGCGGACCCGGATATCCGGGACATGGCACGAGAAGAAATCGGTGAGTTAAACGAATCCGTCGCTCATTTGGAAGGCGAAATCAAAATCTTACTCTTGCCCAAAGATCCCAACGATCAAAAAAACGTCATCGTTGAGATTCGAGCAGGCACCGGTGGAGACGAAGCGGCGCTTTTTGCCGGCCAGCTTTTCCACATGTATTCACGCTTCGCTGAAAGAATGCGTTGGAAAGTCGAACTCATGAGCCTTTCGGATGGCTCAAAAGGCGGCTATAAAGAAGTCATTGCCATGCTCAGCGGCGATCAAGTTTACGCCTGGATGAAATTTGAGGCCGGAGTGCACCGCGTGCAACGAGTTCCAGAAACAGAGACCCAAGGTCGAATTCACACCTCTGCCTGCAGCGTAGCGATTTTACCAGAAGCGGAAGAAGTGGATATTCAAATCGAAGAAAAAGATATCCGAGTCGACGTATTTCGCGCGGGAGGCCCCGGAGGCCAGTCGGTCAATACCACCGACTCAGCCGTGCGAATCACGCATATCGCTACGGGCCTCGTCGTGCAGTGTCAGGATGAAAAGAGTCAGCTTAAAAATAAAAACAAAGCCATGAAAGTTTTGCGTGCACGGCTTTATGAAGCGAAGCAAAGAGAAGTGGACCGAGAACGAGCCGAAGAACGAAAAGCGATGGTCAAAAGCGGAGACCGTTCCGACAAGATTCGAACCTATAACTTCCCTCAAGACCGCTGCACCGACCACCGCGTCGGAGTCACCGTGCATAATCTCCCGAAGCTTTTTGCCGGCGAATTAAACGAGCTCCTGAGCCAGGTACGTGCGCACTTTCAGGCACAGCAGCTTTCGGGCAGCGCTTCTTAAACCCGAAAAAGCAACTGCCTGCAAAGCAAATATTAGAAGCATTTTTCATCTTTTACTATAAACTGCTTAATGTAATTTTTGACTCCATTTTTCACATGAATTAGCAAGACAAAACAACCATCTGGGTCCAGCACAAAACCTACATCATCTCGGTCTGGTTTGAAATTTTCATACGCTAAAATAACTCGATCGACCGCTTTAAGTTTAATGATTTCCTTGCCTGATTTTGATCTTACCTTGATGCCTGAGGCAATCTCCATCAATTTTTCAGGCACTATGTAATCCGCTCTAACCATCGGAACAAACAAAACCAGAAAAAAAAGCAGTAAATAGATTCTCATAGAAACCTCGCAGCTTAGTTAATCAAGATTGCAGCCATCGTTCTCACAGTCACCCATGCCAAAACATCCATTAGCCCTGCTATTCGTTTTTAACAATTCCGTCACATCCGAAACACTTTTTGCATCGCACGCAACCATGAGAAGCCGATCAAAGCCCACGGCAATCCCCGCCGTGACTGGCATCGAAGCAAGCTCTTCAAGAAATTCATGATCTAATTCAGGGCTTCGTTTGCCAAGACTTTCACGGATCT from Myxococcaceae bacterium carries:
- the lipB gene encoding lipoyl(octanoyl) transferase LipB, translating into MKTRFLGYQVPYAEGMRIMREAIDQIEVEGNQLLLLEHRDTITYTRQHGLKHVFRTQEELAQLGIDLFETDRGGDVTFHGTGQLVGYPILKLSPNWGVVDYIRALESALVKTCQTLGVSGAHCLPGKTGVWVNNQKLAAIGVGVSQQVTRHGFALNVSTHLERFTSHMTPCGLEGHGVTSLERELNSSVSISQVLEIWKTAETLSSLLAFSGNLLR
- the prfA gene encoding peptide chain release factor 1; translation: MLDKLEEMTKRHAVLMEQLANPSLKPAELQTINKERTQLEPLVEAYERLKLLHVELEGNQLLLQDADPDIRDMAREEIGELNESVAHLEGEIKILLLPKDPNDQKNVIVEIRAGTGGDEAALFAGQLFHMYSRFAERMRWKVELMSLSDGSKGGYKEVIAMLSGDQVYAWMKFEAGVHRVQRVPETETQGRIHTSACSVAILPEAEEVDIQIEEKDIRVDVFRAGGPGGQSVNTTDSAVRITHIATGLVVQCQDEKSQLKNKNKAMKVLRARLYEAKQREVDRERAEERKAMVKSGDRSDKIRTYNFPQDRCTDHRVGVTVHNLPKLFAGELNELLSQVRAHFQAQQLSGSAS
- the nadE gene encoding NAD(+) synthase; protein product: MLIRALLMGIRDFVSKTKSPGVIVGLSGGIDSAVVGTLAVRALGCDRVLGVRLPSRFSSEHSLEDAQELADNLGIQLKTISIEETVHSLRQVLGLKSNLSDQNLQARVRGIILMALANETGRLLLSTSNKSELAMGYGTLYGDLCGALMPIGDLYKTKVWKIARALNLEKNDIPERSILKAPSAELDENQLDQDSLPPYSRLDIILERYLDRYESCEQIERETHFSKTEIEQTIDQVHRMEFKRKQAPPILMVSPGVFGEARRWPIVGHLQNHKLASPTIRLPEIATPRNSSQ
- a CDS encoding YhbY family RNA-binding protein; protein product: MNLKSEAHLLKPVVQVGKNGITEAVLSEIDAALKAHELIKVKFQGAALSVLKEDLSPWIQALSAQHINTQGHIVTLYRKQPKKKA
- a CDS encoding DUF1385 domain-containing protein — protein: MLSQILFMVTKPLVGGQAVVEGVMMRSPNSFAVAVRRPDHSIVVRERQWLSFSEKLPFLRWPLLRGATLLIESLYNGLSALQFSAEQALEKDPLTRPAIVEPSKKMDWALMSTMAFSLTLGLALFKGVPHVIAFLLGELFGQNGESALPVTSVWFHLVDGCIKMSLFVAYIAAISRLKDVKRIFMYHGAEHKAVHAFEKDLNLTVANTRIQPTAHPRCGTSLILLVIAVSIVVFAFTLPFVPPVTDNKLGTNLFLMILKIPLMLPIAGIAYEFQRAAARDPKNFWVKLFITPGMLMQRLTTREPTDDQMEIALAALKKTLWREQNIQGSDCLDQIEVYRNFEELSAALAS
- the rpmE gene encoding 50S ribosomal protein L31 produces the protein MKQNAHPDYSAVTIACACGAKYETRSTKNYNIDICSACHPHFTGKSKVLDTEGRVDRFLRKYQTKK